The Cololabis saira isolate AMF1-May2022 chromosome 5, fColSai1.1, whole genome shotgun sequence genome segment TCAtgtttggtgttttttattttttttatgacggtaagaaaaagtctaaatgaaacaggatgctcctttaaatacatCCTTTAAATGAGCAGATAAACTAACCAGAAATCATAAACTGCTTTGGAGCAGCCTCTACATAATTTCCTTTACTTGCTATGAGCATTCGTGGGATTATTTTGTCAGACGCGGTCCACAGAGAGCTGCCTGTTAGCTCATGTGCCTCGGACTGCTCACTGGTGAGGTTCTGCTGGCAAAGTAACAGTTTGTTAACAGTTTGTTTGCCAGAAAAATAATGCTGTAACAAAACAATTGCAGATTTTAGACCTTTGCACCAGTCCCACTGGATATTGGATCTTTGCATCAATCCCACTGGCTCCCCTTTTCAACAGGATGGTCACCTGATAATTAATATTTGCTATTCACTATACAACAGATGTATCTTATCACCCCCTCACTGCTTTAGGGACCacatcacagacaaaaaaaaaacaaaacaagaacacgTACTATGTGGGTGTGATGTGAAAGCCTCTAGTGAAAAGCTTAGCTGCAGGATCCTGATCAAACATCTTCTCACTCTGGAGGCCTCACCTCCTTGTTCTGTCTTTCACACTTGGATTGTATTTAATGCAGAGCATCTTCGAGTAAACATCCAAAGCTCTTTACACCAGGTGATGGTTTAATGAAGAACCCCTCTACAATCAACCGCGTTTGTCCAGAGCCTGTCAGTCTTAATACCCTGTCTGTACACTAAACCCTGAGTTACTTGGGACATCTCCTGACTCCAGAACTTCATCGTCTGATAAAAAACACGGAGGCCTGTAAAACTGAGCAACCATGTTAAATATCTGCGCAGCGATTTTTACTGTTAGGGGGTCATTGATTGTGtttgaaacaataaaaaaagattttcctgACAGCATCTTCAGCAGCAGAAATTATGGCCTTCTTTCTCTTTGTTACAGACTGTTTTGCTTATgaaaaagtgcaaaataaagCTGAAAACTTGCATATTATCAGAGATCAGATGCAACATCTGACTTAGTGCAGAGTCTGTCTGATGAGATGTCATCACGGTACTGGCAGCGGCACCAGCACATCCACGTAGGTGGCGGGAATCAGCCCAGACCGACTGCCCAGTGAGCCCTCGAACCAGTTAGCATCAACCTGGccggtgaggatgatgatgtcgCCCTCGCTGAAGCTCAGCTCCGTCTCGTGGCCAGAGAGGAAAGAGTATATCGCTCGGCAGCAAGGCTGATTCAGGACCAACTTACTGTCAGCTGggtgagagacacagagagaTGGGAATGTTTAGTTGAGGACAGTGTAATCCTGCAGCATCACCTGTATATCTGCGATAAAAAACCCTTGATTCAGCTCCTCACCTGCAGtgtatgtatttgttttctAGTCTGACTGCTTGCTATTGTTATTGTGGCTCTTAATAAAGTAAGATATGCATTTGCAAGGcgagacaagaaaaaaagactgttAAAGTAGACGCAATCAATTGCTGCACCTTCTACATTTCACGCTTTTGAATGTTTAAATCACAATACGAAACTTTGACTAAATCACAAGGCTTTGCTACTTCCAGGAGACCATTCCCTCAtcttcaactttgttttattcatgtCCCCAAAGGGACAACTGGTTTCCCAGCAGCAGGGAAAATATgtaaaaacacataaaacatacaGACACATAGAAAACCTCATAAAACTACCCCTAGTGTATTTAGTCTAAAATCGATAGCTTTGGTCAACCTTCCTTGAGGACACAAATGCCTAAAAGGTCAAAAGCAATAAATAATAGaggaaaaacaacagcaaatttaattaaattcaaaaatactttatcaaTCCCAAAAGACAAATTCCCTGTGAGGGAGGGTAGGGAAATACCGTAGGTAAAACAAAACACTTCAGTACCTGAAATGCAAGCTGGCCACAGTGCAGGTCCACCAGTTGAGGGTTTGTTAACGCCTCTGCTGGTCTgcattcaaaattgtatttggAGCTATTACTCCTCATCACTGGAGACCTGAACCTTGAGCCAGGAGGCAAGAAGTGGAATTTGTTCAACATGGGGTGTGCAGCATCTGACAGGATGTGACGAGCCTTCCTCCCAGCTCGTATAGAAACAGGTCTGACAGCAGACTCTGCAGACACCCCAGTATTTTCTGCAATTTTCCTAACAGcatttttttaaccttgatgTTGAGGTTCCCAAACAAGAATTTCAGTGAAAAAGCAGATTCTTGCACAGCATGtcagtgttgttgttgttgttgtgttgttttgcATATATAGCTGACTTTGAAAGGTTTTGCCAAATGATGGGACTAACAATTATTTGCCatatgcaaacaaaacaaaaaagcattgTTACTAGAATTCAGCCTTTTTGTCAGTTAGTCTCAAGATACTTGTACTCACCACAAATTCCACCGCGCTTAATGATGGTGGTGATTTAAGTGATATAATTTTATTAGGTTCAAAGAAATTGTCTGTTTTGGTCAAAAGACCACAGCGATAAAGTATAAAAGAAGTCTGTTTAGCCACATCTTTTCAGGTGTGTTTACAGCAGCTGTTTGAAGGAGTTAGCACCTTACCTTGCACATCTGCAAGGTTGCTGTTAGTTTTGCAGCACCCACTTCAGATACAGCAAATGCACCATGATGAGAAGTTGGGTCAGGACAAACACATGGAGGCTGGATACTTTTTTGCTCtgttctgggtctgtgatgtcacagtaccttACATATCTAAACAGTTCTATGAATTATATATTTTCAGATTCAGTCACTCCCATATGCAATGACAGGGTTCTTTGAGTTGGTATTTACTTAGGACAACCGAATCACATCTATAAGCAGAAACCTTTTAAGACCATACACTTAGTGAAAAAGAGGATacctgtatttttttatattactcactttctttctttattattattattttttttatagtcTCTATTACAATAcgagttgtctctaggcgcttttaTATTTCTTACCGTAACAGGAAATGGGGCTGCCTGGTCTGGACTGCAACACAGTCAGCTGCTCTCCTGCACACACAAGACActacaaaactaaaataatGTTCTTCTCACACAGTCACTGAGAAAAATATTACACTTTTGTAAGAAATTAAAACTAAGACATTGAAAAGGTTTTTATGAAACCTGAAGAGACTGTAGCTGTGACTGGTGGCCGCTGATAAAACCTGTCACCGCTACTGATGTTGCTTCGGATGTTTTTGGACTGGAACCGTCGAGCCGGCTTGTTACTGGCAGCTGTCAGCCTGGTTACAGAAGATTAAACAAGCATTTAGAGGGAAACTAAAGTCTACTAAAACATGTTACGCAGCCTGCCTATGTGAGTTTCTGATGTTAGTCACAAAGAACTGATTTAAAGTTTCAACCTTTCAAAGAGGTGTTGAACCTGAATTCACCTGGCCTGCAGGTTTCCATGGAGACCCAGCAGTACGCGGTGAGCGTTGTGGTGGAAGTCGAGCAGTGTGGTAGTTAGAGCTACCAGACGACTGATCTGATCCACCTGCAGCACAGATTGAGGGGCGATCGTTTCATTTTGTTTCATAAGTAAAAGCTGAAGTAATCTGCAGAGCATCTGGATACAATCCTAAATGAGAGGTTGTCTGGACACAAATATCTGATGATTTAATCTTCATTTGATTTTCGCAGAGTAAAACGCTGCTCATTAACAACTACTGACATGTTTGATTTAAATGTAACTTTTAGCATGAATAAAAACTCACAGGTTATAACCTTACGTACTGAGAAATGCACTGCTGTTGCTTAGTAAGTAAAGTGTAAATTATTCTGCAGGAATGAACATACATTTACTCAAAGCAAACATCTTTGATATTCTTGTCTTATATAAGATGTATAATGTACAGAGAATAGatgataatacattttattggaTGTATTTTATTCTAAACTGTCTTTTCAAATATTATGCAACCCAAACGGAGAAAAAGCTAAGGTGATGTGAAAAGTACTTGTGAAAAAAGAATTGTAAAAAGATATGTAGTCAatccatgtttttttctttctgcatcCATGTGGTTTTGCTTAAGGAaaattttagtttatttaacattaagaaacaaatcagcTCACTTTTAGTTGCATTTAAATTCCCCTCAAACTttcctaacaaaaaaaaaaagtgcatcagtggaaaaaaaataacagatttTAAGCGACATGTaccattaaaaaatataattgacACGAATCATTTGCATTAATGATATTGGCCTTTATCTGTCGGAACCTAAAACtatgtttgtgagtttgaattGAGACCATCAAGACCAAATGAGATGTAGATGACTGCTGTGGAAAGTGGTCTCAGTTGCTGATAAATGTCAAAAGAAAGCAGGCGTTGGTTTCAAACTCACGTCATTCTGCAGCACAATGAACATGCTCCTCTCTGCCAACTCTTTGGATAAGAAAAACTTGTCCGCTGTCTGCTGCACCTCCTCTGATGGGAATTTCCCTTTTTGTCTTCTCTTGTAGTCAAAATCCAGCCGACGGCTGTTCACCTTCTTAAGTTGGTACTAAGGACACATCCAAACACATGAAAAATTAAACCTGAGTATACCGAATGAACGGAAAGTGTTTTCATGAAGACATATTGCAGCCAAAACAACCAAACCCATACtttaaatacactgcaaaaaacgcTCCTCTAGAAAAGAGCACCAATTTAGTCAAAACTGTCTTAACAAAGATATCTTTGCCAGTGGGATAAGAAAATTCTTCTCGACTTAAATTTCTTAAAATAGTCttcaaattttcttgaaacagggtttatttttctctcttagAAAAGGGTTTTTGTCATGAAGTCAAACAATATGTTTTAGCTTATTCTAAAGCAGATACAAACCAAATCTTCTCACATTCTCACTCAGCAGCTATAATAAGATCCTTGATGATCTGTATTGATCGCCTGAGGAACATGAGCGTCTGCACAcacagtcatgtgaaaaagaaTCTCCTTCAACTTGAAGATTTCTCTACATATGGGAGCATGTATCATTCCCCTCCCCTCCACCAACAAAAGAAATGTTCCtcttacaacaacaaacagtgAATACAAATTCAGATGAACaacagaagccacatcacatgGTCAATATCCCTTCACTGACATGCTGACAGTTGGAATTAGGTGTTTCTTTATGGCCAAACATCGCCACTTTGGTCTCGTCTGCCCTAAGGTCATTGACCCAAACTCTTGTGATTTGTTTGGATGCAATTTTGCAAACCTAAGCTGTTGTCCTACGTTCTCTTTGGACAGAAGAGGTTGTCTCTCAGCACCTTGATCTCCCTCAGCTCAGTGTTATGGAGGTCCTGCATGGGATCGATGAAGGTGCGTTTGACCGTGGCATCCAGAACATCCCTGGCCTGGCCGACCTGCCGCAAAGCCCCGCCTACAGCAGCCAACGCCCCACCTGAAAGGAGGAGAAGACAAGATAAAAATACAATCAGATATGTTCTGCTGTCAACACTGTCGTTCAAAGAAAATGCAAAGAATATGTTCAGATTCTTTAAGTCATTAAATCAACAATCAGAAATGAGAAAGGTTGCTGTAGTTCTGATAGTTTCTGATAGTTTTTGTAAAAAACACAGTAAACAGagttttttctgcatttttcttGTGTAAcaatgaagaaaagaagagactcaTCCACATTTTCTATAAacttaattatatattttttaaatgttttagcaAATGTCCTAGTTCAGGATTTTTGTGATTTTGCTATAAATACTGTACTTGAGGGGATGTAGTCGTAATATacgtatataaaaaaaaatttactgAAGAGAGAGAACAGGAATATACGGAAAGACTTTTCCCAAATCCAAATCACTGATCAACATTCATCATTTAGCCTCATAGTAGATGTCATTTGTTGCTGGATAAAGTGCCGACGATATTTGAAACATTTGCTGTCTTCAACTTGGCAACTTATCTTGTCCTGTCGCACCACAAACTGTCAGGAATAGTTGTAACATGCTGTTGCTCTGGAAGCCTTCAGTTGGGATGTTAGACAGTTTCATGTCGTTTTATTCAGGATGTTCAGGGAAAGTCACAGGAAAAACGAGTTATGACCCAGAGTTCTAACACATTAATTTACACCCACTTGGTTTTAGATCACCTGAATTCAACTGATCTTTAGTTCCCATTTGCTCTCTGAAGACCTACAGAAAGCACATGAACTTTTTCACTACACTGAAAGATCAAGTTATAACTCCTAAAACATGTTTAATGACAgaaaaaacattacacaaacTCTGCCAAAGCTGCTTGTGTCTCACAATTCTGTTTATGTTTTCCTCTGAATGACAAAATAGAACAGTGATGATGTccaaataatgtcataatcttACCAAATTCAGAGGCGGCTCCAAGCTCGTGGCTGTGCAGCAGCATGCAGTCCCCCAGCATGCCCTCTGACTGCGGGTACCCCGTCGATCTAGCCTGGCCTCGAATCCTGGACATGGTGGTGAGCATGCTCAGTTTAGCTCTGTAGGCTGAAAACACACAAAGATGTTAAGTTCATGGAAGAATGggttatctatttatttatttatttttgcttctAAGTGCTGAATTTGTGAACTCGAGGGATGATGGAACATTGTTCCAAAGACAAGCTGAACTTTTAATTAGTGTCAAAATAATAGTAGAGATCTGTCAAACCTCAAATAGAGtgcgtttttatgtgagactgagttgaaattaaatacttacctgctgtattctactgaccttatttttaacagcttgtgctttatatgattttacttattttcttatcattatATTCATAATTCTATttcatcttatttgttatttactgtctaattatgtcttgccgcttttaatgtcaatgtaaagcactttgaattaccttgtgttgaatcgtgctatataaataaacttgccttgcctctaTTATTGGTACTCAAACCCTGCTCATTTGTGGGTAAATGAAACTGACGAGTGAATGGGGGATTAGTGGGAGCCCCTGGAGGGATTTAACCACATGCAGGGATTTATTTTAACCTTTGCTCTGTGCAGCAGACTGGACACCATCGTTCAGCCAGCTCAGTACCTGGGTTGGGCTGGAGGAACGCTGTGGTTTTGGACGGCAGCTCTGCCAGCAGAGCGTGGATCACTGTGACAGCCTaacacagagaagaagaagccaGCGTTCAGCTCTGATCTCATGAAACCTGAGCTTATGTGTGTCTGTTGTTGGACCATTTACCTTCTCCATCTTCAGAAACTCTTCATCCAGCTTGGTCCCATCAGCTCCCATTAGCCTCTCattcagcagctgcagcagcagacaaGACAAGTGCTGTTACACCACAAATAATAGAGAAACTCCAGAAAGTCCTAGTGTCCTATTTCAGGATGATCAATGATTACTCCAGGACAGTACacgcagtggtggacagtaacggagtaaatttacttgagtactgtacttaagtacatatccagaggatttgtactttacttgagtattagatttctttggtacttattactcttacttgaatacatttccaagacaaatatttttacttttactcgagtaaatttctaggaaggctgaaaagtactcgttactttcaggtctgctcttttttcttcttccctaaaatcctattggacacaagctgtttttgtcaaaggaggagacctatcacagtgcacgctctcagacagacattgggagacagtttgttatgctctatattgctatattgtactggtacatgtccttcctgtaaagttaagtgacttcaacattgagttattgaaagcagagatgtagttttttgtaaagcagtggtctttgagggggatccagacttagttggatggtgcaggttcatttggtttcagttcatgattgttaataaactctgcatcatctgctgtcctcttatgatcccattcatttgatttgtttttggtgtttctgcaggttttatataacattgtggttctaaaagcagcacatcagtgcagctggttttaaagagttaattctcagaaacaatagttaaaagatccttaaattaatttagaaaaaatatagtaatttactgatgtggaaaataagaaatttactcttactcttactcttactcttacttaaagtaaatttaaaagcatttacttttggatacttaagtacctttaaaagcaagtaccggtacttttctactcttactcgagtaatattttgactgagctacttttacttgtaacggagtaaattttgactagtagtatttgtactcttactcttactggggtcgagtactctgtccacctctgagtaCACGTGACCTTTGTGGGGTAGTACTGTATTTTATTAGGCTGTAGTAGTGATTGTAGCAGCAGGGTATAATTATTTACACGAGAAAAAGTTCCACATTCAAAGACTAAATATGGAAACTCTACATGAAAAGGTGTTGAGATGAAACGGCTGCCGTCAGGGATCAGGACTGTGACGCAGCGGGCCTTGTGTCGCAGTGCAGCCGCTTTGAGCGCTAAGGCttatttatggtcccgcgttacaccaacgcagagcctacggcgtagagtacgcggcgacgcgcaccgtacggcgtagggctctgcgtggatttaacgcggaaccataattcaggcttaatgcagatggagacgcatccctGGCAGACTGGCTGCCATAAAACAGGCGCTTTGCCCCGCTTACCTGGCTGGCTTTGTGGAGCTGCTTCTTCATGCCGGACACGGACATCTTCCAGGCGCAGACTGGCGGGGATCAGGGCTGCTGCCGCCGGGAGCAAGGCATGCATCCCGTCTGGGGCGTTGCGCCGctgcagcggaggagagagCTGCTGcctgcaggaccagaccagAACCCGGACCAGCTCCAATCATTACTGTCACCACCAATCAAGTCATCATTTGAGATGGTGTTCTCACCTctagtgaatgaatgaatgaatgaatgaatgaatgaattcatttttatttcgaacatgtatattaaaaaaaaaacaaaaaaagattaacagtaacatcttcatattcacatattttcgaaaaaggagtaggaagaagtatacactttttcctagttcctacccttttataactctatgaatttacattattgttattattatatctacacaatatccgtataaatatagtctatataaatactacgtaaacatgcctgttacttacataattatccatataagtttatagaaaatataaatattacataaatattatatcaatatatagaaaatacaaatattatataaatctatataattatacactatataaactacataaatatccctataaatatatatatatatgctacatacctaatacacatataacatatattacataattctaactatccctctcaacatataatatatactacataaatatccacataaatatctaaacatgtCTTAAGCAGGTATAATATGcctttccctattttatttgtttctcacactcctcgttaaccTATTTCGTCtcccatatacctgtttatagatcattttttatctctttttaaacagatttatgttagtactttgtagtttttttcttcttcattcatttattatatatattgcgCTTATAGGCAATCTAAAGCATCAATTAGGTTAAATATTTTCATTACATTTCATTGGActacttttatttatgtttattatcACATGGACTGTGTAGTGTTATTGTTTCTTTAGCCAGTGAATAGTTGAGCACTGTCTGATTTATTAATACATTTTGTTAATCTGAAAGTCATGATTTAGAATTAGCTGTATATTTCTGTCAATTTTGGTTTAGTGGTCTAATTCTGAAGATTGATACACTGACAAAAAATACTGTTACAAAATTGTGatgacattttttattattaagacttttgttttgtttctgcacATCCTTCCCCTGCCACCTGCTTCTTCGTGGTTAGCTTTTAAACATGGCTCATACATTATTAAGAAATAAATGTTTGgttttatatataaatgttgTTGTATTTTTCCTTCATTAGAAGTGGACCAATTCCTTATAAAGAGGAAATCTCCTTTAAACCAGAATTAGTTTTCCGTTTAGTGAAGTTTCTTTCGGTTGTAGTTTGCATACATGTTGGAGCAGAACTTCAAATCCCATCAGGCATAGCGGTATATTTGCGTCACATGACTTGGTTGGGCGTCACATGCCGCCATGGCAGCTGCCCTCTCCAGCGAGGATTTCTCCAATTTACAGCTTCTTCTGAAGGTTTTAAAGAGGATTTTTTAAAACGCGCTTTCTGACTGGGAGTGGATGTGTCGTCTGTTAATTGGCAGCAGATTATTGTTATAACAGCACTAAAATGTAACGATACGTGTTGCTTCGACCTGCTTGGATCCGGATGCTTCTCCTCCACTTCTCATTTAATAGTCGTACCTAAGTTGTATCTTAGTTTTAGATCGTTTTagatttatttgagaaaaactgaacaatgtgtgtgtatgctgtAGATAACATTCAATGATTCTAAAGTGAAAATGTATAAACTGAGAACTGTTTTCTGCCATGAAACACTGTGAGCTAATTCTACCACAGTTTGtaggtttttgttttcatttattcatttaaaccCGATTGTCAACGTGAACACACACTGGACTTATTTCTTAAGTTTTAAGTGTATTTCATTCAACTGGAATTCACAAGGCGTTTAGATATCTGAGTTAAGTTTTATGACTGTAGTTTTTTCAGGGTATTAATCCGTTTGTTTTCTAATGGTGTTCACTTTGTTCTGTGTTTCAGGCTCCTTCTAAAGATGCTGTGAGAGATGTTTTTGTTCAGAGTCATCGAGGTCTAAATCGCCGGCTGACTGAAAGCATTGCTGCCACATTCAGCATCCCTGCAGCCCAGGCTGCTCAGGTAACTCACATGTCAGTGCTTACTGTGAGGGCTTACATGAAGTTTTGAGGATTCAAACCATGTGTGCACACATCAGTCC includes the following:
- the LOC133444066 gene encoding endophilin-A3-like isoform X1, translating into MSVSGMKKQLHKASQLLNERLMGADGTKLDEEFLKMEKAVTVIHALLAELPSKTTAFLQPNPAYRAKLSMLTTMSRIRGQARSTGYPQSEGMLGDCMLLHSHELGAASEFGGALAAVGGALRQVGQARDVLDATVKRTFIDPMQDLHNTELREIKYQLKKVNSRRLDFDYKRRQKGKFPSEEVQQTADKFFLSKELAERSMFIVLQNDVDQISRLVALTTTLLDFHHNAHRVLLGLHGNLQARLTAASNKPARRFQSKNIRSNISSGDRFYQRPPVTATVSSGEQLTVLQSRPGSPISCYADSKLVLNQPCCRAIYSFLSGHETELSFSEGDIIILTGQVDANWFEGSLGSRSGLIPATYVDVLVPLPVP
- the LOC133444066 gene encoding endophilin-A3-like isoform X2, yielding MHALLPAAAALIPASLRLEDVRVRHEEAAPQSQPAYRAKLSMLTTMSRIRGQARSTGYPQSEGMLGDCMLLHSHELGAASEFGGALAAVGGALRQVGQARDVLDATVKRTFIDPMQDLHNTELREIKYQLKKVNSRRLDFDYKRRQKGKFPSEEVQQTADKFFLSKELAERSMFIVLQNDVDQISRLVALTTTLLDFHHNAHRVLLGLHGNLQARLTAASNKPARRFQSKNIRSNISSGDRFYQRPPVTATVSSGEQLTVLQSRPGSPISCYADSKLVLNQPCCRAIYSFLSGHETELSFSEGDIIILTGQVDANWFEGSLGSRSGLIPATYVDVLVPLPVP